A stretch of Podospora bellae-mahoneyi strain CBS 112042 chromosome 5, whole genome shotgun sequence DNA encodes these proteins:
- a CDS encoding hypothetical protein (EggNog:ENOG503PUII), with translation MEITMLSKQSIKAHGSPSHPFVSHHHHQLIHQPSFDNHFSRHPKTTASTNLKMKFFTTLLSMVTLTSAAAVNHDFYAPVDALAKREAAAALSFDPAHDPLSARGDEDVNIITASLEDGAEKVEIIVDGVSQGYLIVSPDGDVQGFDGNGTLVDLDAVLAARDVEHVDKRALGWLQVLARLAPIITKFGQRVVNWLRCVGAWSLILDCAPKLINCATYGKAPWECIAGINCIGKAARNC, from the exons ATGGAGATCACGATGCTGTCAAAGCAAAGTATAAAGGCTCATGGttctccatcccatcctttcgtctctcatcatcaccaccagctcaTTCACCAACCCAGCTTTGACAACCACTTCTCAAGACACCCCAAGACAACCGCATCAACCAATCTCAAAATGAagttcttcaccaccctcctctccatggtaaccctcacctccgccgccgcagtAAACCACGACTTCTACGCCCCTGTCgacgccctcgccaaacGTGAAGCCGCCGCAGCCCTCAGCTTCGACCCTGCCCACGACCCCCTCTCCGCCCGCGGTGACGAAGACGTCAATATCATCACCGCTTCTCTCGAGGACGGAGCCGAAAAGGTAGAAATCATTGTCGACGGTGTTTCCCAGGGGTATCTGATCGTCAGTCCTGATGGCGATG TCCAAGGCTTCGACGGCAACGGCACCTTGGTCGACCTCGACGCCGTCCTCGCCGCTCGTGACGTTGAGCACGTTGACAAGCGCGCTCTTGGCTGGCTCCAGGTTCTGGCTAGACTtgctcccatcatcacaaagTTTGGCCAACGGGTTGTCAACTGGTTGAGGTGTGTTGGTGCTTGGAGTTTGATTTTGGATTGTGCTCCCAAG CTCATCAACTGCGCTACTTATGGCAAGGCACCTTGGGAGTGCATTGCTGGGATTAACTGCATTGGAAAGGCTGCTAGAAACTGCTAA
- a CDS encoding hypothetical protein (EggNog:ENOG503P2P2; COG:S) has protein sequence MKKLFRKLKDKKPTGNDQGLSETTSLREALPSIAQDITPPAPIQTPVAQPSPPTTTAPPIEVLPSSNICQICFHLDATHAPRDGNLNTKNPSWAELEYNLPPDTHAAKLVPKSEDLINSANGGCMHCFIVRTALNAIHPGWENEETILHIFLATGVPVVVRLEFGSLITVHMSREEALQSFGTDVPIKFTATVCDPEKPSVDVEIYRPLSPSPSGGSGAPGPGFDLSSLVRHVGFGEEIPQCAGNEDSLNFINQRVNECITSHSCEGNHKLLPQLPSRVVWVQAHTPSRIQLVEPTGIRAKYIALSYCWGSVSPDTYLTDARNLESRKAGINYDELPPLLQDVVTCVRALGIEYLWVDRLCIVQGDGGDFSTQAPKMGDIYGDATLTIAAASGDSENDRILLERDTKAGPFSLDLKLKGMGTLTLKVRRRTHKIATEYVGGDYGRVSTRAWIWQERLLSSRTVFFTPRALKFECHHHSVWQGYAPGVVGNSWSTHVELASSSHNAWLRLLIEFMKRNITNASDRLPAIESVMNRIAVNTGWSPFRGVFEEKLVESLGWSAIDLTTSSGQAGCRMNPGHYAPTWSWASVDGEITYIHVLTDQHHAPLHQVDPLMYELQCRDLDRATGAITMVGSYLIGGIRCTIKPTASYSEESEMTREVGKYRYTHKVQVSGQHPDFLFKPDVPLMSVEGDPNQPYSGSVVRVPYGVDDPTEEWTGNCLVLLVARRKKRTLALLLGASLRDIDGAAWERIGLSTSINVSVWDEEHVKTGRIRVL, from the exons ATGAAGAAGCTATTCCGAAAGCTCAAGGACAAAAAGCCCACTGGAAATGACCAGGGTCTCTCGGAGACAACCTCTCTCCGGGAAGCTCTCCCCTCCATTGCTCAAGACATCACACCGCCTGCCCCCATCCAAACTCCGGTTgctcaaccatcaccccctaCAACTACAGCACCGCCCATAGAAGTCCTCCCATCGAGCAACATCTGTCAAATCTGCTTCCACCTCGACGCAACACACGCCCCTAGAGAtggcaacctcaacaccaaaaacCCTTCCTGGGCCGAACTCGAGTACAATCTCCCACCGGACACACATGCCGCCAAACTTGTCCCCAAATCAGAGGATCTCATCAATTCGGCAAACGGCGGCTGCATGCACTGTTTCATCGTGCGCACAGCGTTGAATGCCATCCATCCAGGCTGGGAGAACGAAGAGACCATCCTCCACATTTTCCTGGCGACTGGTGTTCCCGTGGTAGTGCGACTAGAGTTTGGAAGCTTGATCACGGTGCATATGAGCCGGGAGGAGGCGTTGCAGAGTTTTGGCACTGATGTTCCGATCAAGTTCACGGCCACTGTTTGTGATCCTGAGAAGCCCagtgttgatgtcgagattTATCGACCACTTTCGCCAAGCCCCTCTGGAGGCTCTGGCGCCCCTGGACCAG GCTTCGACTTGTCATCCCTTGTACGGCACGTCGGCTTCGGCGAGGAGATCCCACAGTGTGCCGGTAATGAGGACTCGTTAAATTTCATCAACCAACGAGTGAACGAGTGCATCACATCCCATAGCTGTGAAGGCAACCACAAGCTGCTTCCACAGTTGCCTAGCCGGGTGGTCTGGGTTCAGGCGCACACGCCGAGCCGTATTCAGCTTGTTGAGCCCACTGGAATCCGCGCCAAGTACATAGCTCTCAGTTACTGCTGGGGTTCCGTCTCGCCAGATACCTATCTCACTGATGCACGCAACCTGGAGTCAAGAAAAGCAGGGATCAACTACGATGAGCTTCCGCCGCTTCTGCAAGACGTTGTAACGTGTGTCCGCGCCCTCGGCATCGAGTATCTGTGGGTTGACCGGCTGTGTATCGTCCaaggcgatggtggtgacttTTCCACGCAGGCACCCAAGATGGGTGACATTTACGGGGATGCCACACTCACAATCGCAGCCGCCTCTGGGGACTCTGAAAATGATCGCATTCTTCTTGAAAGAGACACCAAGGCCGGCCCGTTCTCGCTTGACCTAAAGCTCAAGGGCATGGGTACGCTAACGCTGAAGGTCCGTCGACGAACGCACAAGATTGCAACCGAATATGTGGGAGGAGACTATGGTCGAGTGTCAACACGGGCCTGGATCTGGCAGGAACGTCTTCTCTCGTCTCGCACCGTGTTCTTCACCCCCCGTGCTCTCAAGTTTGAATGCCATCACCACTCGGTTTGGCAAGGTTATGCCCCTGGCGTTGTTGGAAACTCGTGGTCAACACACGTCGAATTGGCCTCCAGCTCACACAATGCATGGCTACGGTTGCTCATCGAGTTTATGAAGcgcaacatcaccaacgcATCGGACCGGCTGCCCGCCATCGAGTCCGTCATGAACCGAATCGCAGTCAACACCGGTTGGAGCCCTTTTAGGGGCGTCTTCGAGGAGAAGCTTGTCGAAAGCCTTGGCTGGAGCGCCATAGACCTGACAACATCTTCGGGACAGGCTGGCTGCCGTATGAATCCTGGACACTATGCTCCGACGTGGAGTTGGGCGAGCGTTGATGGTGAGATTACGTATATCCACGTGTTGACCGACCAGCACCACGCGCCCCTGCACCAGGTTGATCCCCTCATGTACGAACTGCAATGTCGAGATCTTGATCGTGCCACTGGCGCTATTACAATGGTCGGAAGCTATCTCATTGGCGGCATTCGATGTACCATCAAGCCGACCGCATCGTACAGCGAAGAGAGTGAGATGACCCGTGAGGTGGGCAAGTACCGCTACACCCACAAAGTCCAGGTATCTGGACAGCATCCGGACTTCCTCTTCAAGCCTGATGTCCCATTGATGTCGGTGGAGGGTGACCCAAATCAGCCATACTCGGGCTCGGTGGTAAGAGTGCCGTACGGGGTCGACGATCCAACAGAGGAATGGACCGGAAATTGTTTGGTCTTGTTGGTTGCGAgacgaaaaaaaaggacGCTGGCTCTTCTGCTGGGAGCTTCGCTGAGAGATATCGATGGAGCGGCGTGGGAACGTATTGGACTATCCACCTCGATTAATGTTTCTGTCTGGGACGAGGAACATGTCAAGACGGGGCGGATTAGGGTTCTATGA
- the MFS2_1 gene encoding MFS siderochrome iron transporter 1 (COG:U; EggNog:ENOG503NW0J) translates to MRDALSRLRPHSNVPVVEPEVDEKAASDKEANVVNTEGVKESVADDSDAISLDAQRGVQDIEALTKVWTKQDIILAYVTIWIIYFVDAMQQNMTNSLLPYVTSAFSAHSLTPTVSIFAYLISGLSKLPLAKILDIWGRPQGFILMVICLTIGLVLMAACQNVETYAAAQVFYWVGYNGVTYSISIFVADTSSLKNRSLMFAFASSPYIITVWVGGPLADAFLYGPGWRWAFGAFAIITPVMCVPLLALFYKNYKKAKALGVMPERNSGRTWLESLKYYAIEFDVFGLLLIIAGLALFLLPFNIYFYQTDGWASATCIAMLVVGFVLCVAFAVYEKWWAPKTFIPYELLTDRTVLGACILAGNLFISFYIWNSFFGSFLQVVSGLDITRASYIQNIYSIGSCFWSLVVGVLIRWTGRFKWLALYFGVPVTILGVALMVVFRQPDSNIGYIAMCQIFIAVSGGTLVICEQMAAMAATTHQYIAVVLAIEAMFANVGGAIGGTVATSIWGTVFPRSLNKFLPEAEKANVSLIFSDLKTQLDYPWGSETRIAIQDSYGDAMRYMIIASAVIQVISIVSVAVWRDIKVKDFKQVKGNVI, encoded by the exons ATGAGGGATGCTCTTTCTCGGCTTCGGCCGCACAGCAATGTTCCCGTCGTGGAACCAGAAGTGGACGAGAAGGCCGCCAGCGACAAGGAGGCCAATGTCGTCAATACCGAGGGTGTCAAGGAATCTGTCGCTGACGACTCAGATGCCATCTCGCTCGATGCTCAGCGTGGTGTGCAGGATATCGAGGCCCTGACCAAGGTGTGGACGAAACAGGACATTATTTTAGCATATGTCAC TATCTGGATCATCTACTTCGTCGATGCGATGCAGCAGAACATGACCAACAGTCTGTTGCCCTACGTCACGAGTGCCTTCTCTGCCCATTCGCTCACCCCTACCGTCTCGATCTTTGCGTACCTGATCTCCGGCCTGTCCAAGTTGCCCCTTGCCAAGATTCTCGATATCTGGGGTCGTCCGCAGGGTTTCATCCTCATGGTGATTTGCCTGACAATCGGTCTCGTCTTGATGGCTGCATGCCAAAACGTCGAAACATATGCGGCCGCTCAAGTCTTCTACTGGGTTGGCTACAATGGCGTCACCTACTCGATCTCAATCTTCGTTGCCGACACCTCGTCCCTCAAGAACAGATCTCTGATGTTCGCCTTTGCCTCTTCCCCCTACATCATCACCGTCTGGGTTGGTGGGCCCCTTGCGGACGCTTTCCTTTATGGCCCTGGTTGGCGATGGGCTTTTGGCGCttttgccatcatcacccctgTCATGTGCGTTCCCTTGTTGGCCCTCTTCTACAAGAACtacaagaaggccaaggcccTTGGTGTCATGCCGGAGAGAAACTCTGGGCGCACTTGGCTTGAGAGCCTCAAGTATTACGCCATCGAGTTCGACGTCTTTGGGCTCTTGCTCATCATTGCCGGGTTGGCACTGTTCCTTTTGCCCTTCAACATTTATTTCTACCAGACGGACGGATGGGCCTCGGCCACCTGCATTGCCATGCTCGTCGTGGGCTTTGTTCTTTGCGTCGCCTTTGCAGTGTATGAGAAGTGGTGGGCACCCAAGACCTTCATCCCTTATGAACTCCTCACCGATCGGACTGTTCTTGGTGCCTGTATTCTTGCCGGTAACCTGTTCATCTCCTTCTACATCTGGAACAGCTTCTTTGGCTCCTTCCTTCAGGTGGTCAGTGGCTTGGACATCACCAGGGCCAGTTACATCCAGAACATCTACAGCATTGGGTCCTGCTTCTGGTCACTCGTTGTCGGTGTGCTGATCCGCTGGACTGGCCGGTTCAAGTGGTTGGCCTTGTACTTTGGCGTTCCCGTAACCATTCTCGGCGTTGCCCTCATGGTTGTGTTCCGCCAGCCAGATTCCAACATTGGATACATCGCCATGTGCCAGATCTTCATTGCAGTTTCCGGCGGCACGTTGGTTATTTGCGAGCAGATGGCTGCCATGgctgccaccacccatcaGTACATCGCTGTTGTCCTGGCCATCGAGGCCATGTTCGCCAACGTTGGTGGCGCCATTGGCGGCACCGTGGCCACCTCTATCTGGGGCACTGTCTTCCCTAGGAGCTTAAACAAGTTCCTgcccgaggccgagaaggctaACGTGTCGCTCATCTTCTCCGACCTCAAGACCCAGCTCGACTACCCGTGGGGCAGCGAGACGAGAATTGCCATTCAAGATTCGTATGGCGATGCTATGAGGTACATGATTATTGCGTCGGCCGTCATTCAGGTCATTTCGATTGTTTCGGTGGCTGTTTGGAGGGATATCAAGGTAAAGGATTTCAAGCAGGTGAAGGGCAATGTCATCTAA
- a CDS encoding hypothetical protein (EggNog:ENOG503P1P8; COG:S), which produces MAGVVAAAIAAEQVIMTGVEAAAAVAIAAPTAPLKVALAQLDKPEGDDGNIARSNHSLTVIDDKAYLFGGIDASGHLCSPTVHAISLPQEKSQADPLTSKSTSLADYPAFPTKDISTGELNVPSARKNHAACARGNRYVLIHGGEDASGNPIDEGNVIWEWDSETLAWTKLRGATQLYKNMAPRSGHSLFIDDKQGFLVSVGGSNDETKREVWFYDLNQAVWTTLPDLPFSVELLDARAYAGNTLYVLAKSPSDPNTVELLSLYLYDNATDREKPLPWETHSFTAPSPRPQPRVGGALVPITTGYGREYLVYMFGLPVDESLAFQADIWTLQLPSRGVTGAKVKDYVREKLPKMSSGELTWAEVELVAMEQMESQGKVHPGPRGRFGFGACLGGRGVVIWGGENAKGEREGDGWILRGAWGYEDYDRRE; this is translated from the coding sequence ATGGCCGGCGTCGTAGCAGCAGCCATTGCGGCCGAGCAAGTCATCATGACAGGCGTCgaagccgcagcagcagtcgcCATCGCAGCTCCTACCGCCCCCCTCAAAGTAGCCCTCGCCCAGCTTGACAAGCCCGAAGGCGATGACGGCAATATAGCTCGCTCCAATCATTCTCTTACAGTCATCGACGACAAAGCCTACCTCTTCGGCGGCATCGATGCCTCCGGCCACCTCTGCTCTCCCACAGTGCACGCCATCTCCCTTCCCCAAGAAAAATCCCAAGCCGATCCCTTGACTTCCAAATCCACCTCCCTAGCAGACTATCCCGCTTTCCCAACAAAGGACATCTCCACAGGGGAACTTAACGTCCCCTCCGCACGCAAAAACCACGCCGCCTGCGCCAGGGGCAACCGCTACGTCTTGATCCACGGAGGTGAAGACGCCTCTGGAAATCCCATTGATGAAGGGAACGTCATCTGGGAGTGGGACTCGGAGACCCTGGCATGGACAAAACTCCGGGGTGCAACTCAGCTATACAAGAACATGGCGCCTCGCTCTGGTCACTCCCTGTTCATCGACGACAAGCAAGGTTTTCTCGTCTCCGTCGGCGGTAGCAACGACGAAACGAAACGCGAGGTTTGGTTTTACGACCTGAACCAGGCAGTCTGGACGACACTGCCTGACCTTCCTTTTTCGGTCGAGCTGCTGGACGCGAGAGCCTACGCAGGGAACACGCTTTACGTCCTGGCTAAATCCCCCTCTGACCCCAACACAGTGGAGTTGCTGTCATTATATCTCTACGACAACGCCACAGACAGGGAAAAACCCCTCCCCTGGGAAACGCATTCATTcaccgctccctctccccgcccACAGCCACGGGTTGGTGGTGCGCTGGTTCCGATAACGACCGGTTATGGGAGGGAGTATCTTGTCTATATGTTCGGCCTTCCTGTCGATGAGTCACTGGCTTTCCAAGCGGATATCTGGACGCTGCAGCTCCCATCAAGGGGGGTCACGGGGGCAAAGGTGAAGGATTATGTGAGGGAGAAGCTTCCAAAGATGAGCAGTGGGGAACTGACGTgggcggaggtggagttGGTGGCTATGGAGCAGATGGAGAGTCAGGGGAAGGTGCACCCAGGGccgagggggaggtttgggtttggggcgtgtttgggggggaggggggtggtgatttggggtggggagaatgctaagggggagagggagggggatgggtggattttgaggggggcgTGGGGGTATGAGGATTATGATCGGAGAGAGTAA
- a CDS encoding hypothetical protein (EggNog:ENOG503P4NS; COG:S) — translation MTILTKYGDILHHDEVSATIVRASSVTFDSALETTPMVSAETSISQIPKQDSRTAFDLDIGSVSSAISPKDPTVHPLSHLLLIQEEHTTKKEINNTNEPTTLNTTSQEASSLTSDASSTSADTSQPPPIPPNPPIGPIPPEVRGNFFNLSSETDYLMASLIQVLLATLLGIPVQIAVSSLNSMLPIRALGHEAGTLPDSLHLPSNSWLAPWIACRFLHRLKDPLPFLNVLFGLLSTILIPLSAETIRLEFTSINCKVFSRVCAVGLRKAGIPMRAAEGVLVAIAVLVIAIGVLLSRWKSRVATEPWSIASMVGLLSNAEVRGLVRSLPGCTEGGYLRNDQIASVLTGRRYRLRFLGDDDSEYGIEVCPVMEDDSPIQPTAKEPPIRTPVSSTPKKRFWHMKPTTKEFLARATTLLFVIGLLILILYYENTILDTPFERFMDSQSFGVRILFTSFGTIVSGCWDYFFSLYTFPVRHQRHILTAVIRSIPLLHPPPPLHRPQLARTSILLSPPSNIFTGLWQSPAQEMSSFSTSPLPPCWQSSQPILFSSIPFRNTVTWKMHEACTWLAVAVLSYMVIVLAVMVYLGWKQPQCCLPVKTDTMVGCMYCLAESEMLSDFEGMGVLGRKERDRLVSEMGRLYYLGAVKRAGEVVRGEGGRLVVDYFVADSGVERKGRVREVR, via the exons ATGACCATTCTCACAAAGTACGGAGATATTCTCCATCATGACGAAGTTAGCGCCACGATTGTTCGAGCCAGCAGCGTTACCTTTGACTCTGCTCTGGAGACCACACCTATGGTCTCAGCTGAAACTAGCATTTCTCAGATTCCAAAACAAGATTCCAGGACAGCGTTTGACCTCGACATTGGCTCGGTTTCGTCTGCAATCTCACCCAAAGATCCTACCGTACACCCCTTAAGTCATTTACTATTGATCCAGGAAGAGCATACCACTAAGAAGgagatcaacaacaccaatgaACCTACCACACTAAACACCACCTCGCAAGAAGCCTCATCGCTCACCTCTGATGCCTCTTCAACCAGCGCCGACAcctctcaaccacctcccatcccaccaaacccacctaTAGGCCCAATTCCCCCAGAAGTCCGAGGAaacttcttcaacctcagCTCAGAAACCGACTACCTCATGGCCTCCCTCATTCAAGTCCTTCTGGCAACACTCCTAGGCATCCCCGTCCAGATCGCAGTCAGTTCCCTCAATTCAATGCTTCCCATCAGGGCACTAGGTCATGAAGCCGGAACACTGCCAGACTCCCTCCATTTGCCCTCCAATAGCTGGCTAGCACCATGGATAGCATGCAGATTCCTCCACCGACTCAAAGATCCCCTCCCATTTCTCAACGTGCTCTTTGGACTCCTATCCACCATTCTTATCCCTCTATCGGCCGAGACAATCCGTCTGGAATTCACCTCGATCAACTGCAAGGTCTTCAGTCGGGTATGTGCCGTTGGGTTGAGAAAGGCTGGAATTCCCATGCGAGCCGCGGAGGGTGTGTTGGTGGCTATTGCTGTGCTTGTTATCGCGATCGGGGTTCTGCTCTCACGGTGGAAGAGTCGGGTTGCTACAGAGCCGTGGAGTATTGCTTCCATGGTTGGGCTATTGTCCAATGCTGaagtgagggggttggtgcggTCGTTGCCCGGGTGTACTGAAGGGGGATATCTAAGGAATGATCAGATTGCCAGTGTTTTGACAGGGAGGCGGTATCGTTTGAGGTTCCTGGGAGATGATGATTCAGAATATGGGATTGAAGTCTGTCCGGTGATGGAGGACGACTCACCGATACAACCCACGGCAAAAGAACCCCCAATCCGCACACCTGTCTCTTCCACACCAAAGAAGAGATTCTGGCACATGAAACCAACCACAAAAGAGTTTCTCGCCCGGGCAACGACTCTACTCTTCGTCATCGGCCTCCTGATCCTCATCCTCTATTACGaaaacaccatcctcgacaCGCCCTTCGAACGGTTCATGGACAGCCAATCCTTCGGTGTCCGGATTCTGTTCACCTCCTTCGGCACCATTGTCAGCGGATGCTGGGATTACTTCTTCTCTC TTTACACCTTCCCTGTCCGCCATCAAAGACACATTCTAACCGCCGTCATTAGAAGTATCCCACTCCTGcatccaccgccgcctctccACCGGCCCCAACTGGCCCGGacctccatcctcctgtCCCCTCCTTCCAACATCTTCACTGGTCTTTGGCAGTCGCCTGCTCAAGAGATGTCCTCTTTTTCAACATCGCCTTTGCCGCCCTGCTGGCAAAGTTCACAACCGATTTTGTTCTCCAGCATCCCGTTTCGGAATACCGTTACCTGGAAGATGCATGAGGCGTGTACGTGGTTGGCTGTTGCAGTACTAAGCTATATGGTGATTGTGCTTGCGGTGATGGTGTATCTTGGGTGGAAGCAGCCGCAGTGTTGTTTGCCGGTGAAGACCGATACGATGGTCGGGTGTATGTACTGCCTCGCCGAGTCTGAGATGTTGAGTGATTttgaggggatgggggtgttggggaggaaggagagggatcggttggtgagtgagatggggaggttgtaTTATTTGGGAGCGGTTAAGAGGGCGGGCGaggtggtgagaggtgagggtgggaggCTGGTTGTTGACTACTTTGTCGCTGATTCTGGGGTTGAACGAAAGGGGCGAGTTAGGGAGGTGCGCTGA